In a genomic window of Thermoproteus tenax Kra 1:
- a CDS encoding SelD-related putative sulfur metabolism protein: MTEKFRERVRLYREAGIAIESLSLGCSVKVDLYDVLYPAVQLLKDEIKRLNLIIAPREDVAIMPGERAELARFFLDVENPSLEPEVIERLSPTLAVVLVQLYMGKAGSPDRFAEHVAGLYKALGSSRHRVWLGKGHSIVSTKQGAEFFMVDFLRAEGGAGYILANNDTIQVVDPSEDFDSSLQVAVAINNALNDLYTKGAYRDVKIAPVYDAPPQYLRSLEARVRSYASSLGELVEAPQPGRGYLLIGATAYAHLDREPPTFYDKLSEDFYIVLTRPIGELALFTTYVAVNTDEALLKSFESRVMPLEDLERAKRRVLEIMATPNVEAARAIYDFLPDLGEKFDARSHIAATIDVSGPGIFVFKEVAERSSVDVELFDVPLMDPNISRFAAENYVMPDATAGTNGAIAIFAHKSLLDPLLDRLAKIPHLRPAVVGRVLGRGDGRLIVPQEALQYISSRRLREKLTGTAPVLGGLARVVERPARARAYVEGEVQGVGFRPIVRARARALGLTGYAANLPDGRVEVVAEGDAERVKKLVEELCRGFNCRVAEVIWEGYTGAYSDFEIG; the protein is encoded by the coding sequence ATGACGGAGAAGTTCAGAGAGAGGGTAAGGCTCTACAGAGAGGCCGGCATAGCCATAGAGTCGTTGTCGCTCGGCTGCTCCGTCAAAGTGGACCTCTACGACGTATTGTACCCGGCCGTGCAGCTGTTGAAGGACGAGATAAAGAGGCTCAATTTGATAATTGCGCCGAGGGAGGACGTGGCCATAATGCCCGGCGAACGCGCCGAGCTGGCGCGCTTCTTTTTAGATGTAGAGAACCCCAGTCTGGAGCCCGAGGTTATCGAGCGTCTGAGCCCCACGCTCGCCGTCGTGTTGGTACAGCTGTATATGGGCAAGGCAGGCTCGCCGGACAGATTTGCGGAGCACGTCGCAGGTCTCTACAAGGCTCTCGGCTCCTCTAGACACAGAGTCTGGCTGGGGAAGGGGCACAGCATCGTGAGCACGAAGCAGGGCGCAGAGTTCTTCATGGTGGACTTCCTGAGAGCCGAGGGAGGCGCGGGCTATATCTTGGCCAACAACGACACAATACAAGTCGTCGATCCCTCCGAGGACTTCGACTCGTCTCTGCAAGTCGCTGTGGCCATAAACAACGCTCTGAATGACCTCTACACGAAGGGGGCATACAGAGATGTAAAGATAGCGCCGGTCTACGACGCGCCGCCTCAATATCTGAGGTCGCTCGAGGCCAGAGTTAGGAGCTACGCCTCCTCGTTGGGGGAGCTCGTCGAGGCCCCCCAGCCGGGCAGAGGATATTTGCTCATAGGCGCGACGGCCTACGCCCATCTGGATAGGGAGCCTCCGACGTTCTACGACAAGCTCAGCGAGGACTTCTATATAGTCCTCACGAGGCCCATAGGCGAGTTGGCTCTGTTCACAACCTACGTGGCAGTGAACACCGACGAGGCGCTCCTCAAGTCCTTTGAGTCCAGAGTCATGCCGTTGGAGGATCTCGAGAGAGCCAAGAGGAGGGTCCTCGAGATAATGGCTACTCCGAACGTGGAGGCGGCGAGGGCTATATACGACTTCCTCCCCGACCTCGGGGAGAAGTTCGATGCGCGGTCGCACATAGCGGCCACCATCGATGTATCGGGGCCGGGCATCTTTGTGTTCAAAGAGGTGGCCGAGAGGTCCAGCGTCGATGTAGAGCTGTTCGACGTCCCCCTCATGGATCCAAATATATCTAGATTCGCCGCAGAGAACTATGTGATGCCCGACGCTACCGCTGGGACCAACGGCGCTATAGCGATTTTTGCGCACAAGAGCTTGTTGGACCCGTTGTTGGACAGATTGGCGAAGATCCCCCATCTGAGGCCGGCCGTCGTGGGGAGAGTCCTCGGGAGGGGCGACGGGAGGCTGATTGTGCCCCAAGAGGCTCTGCAGTACATATCTAGCAGGAGGCTGAGGGAGAAGCTGACGGGGACTGCGCCGGTCTTGGGAGGCTTGGCGAGAGTGGTGGAGAGACCGGCGAGGGCCAGAGCCTATGTGGAGGGGGAGGTGCAGGGGGTTGGCTTTAGGCCGATCGTCAGAGCCAGGGCTAGGGCGTTGGGTCTCACCGGCTATGCGGCGAATCTGCCGGACGGAAGAGTGGAGGTGGTGGCCGAGGGGGACGCGGAGAGGGTCAAGAAACTGGTGGAGGAGCTGTGCCGCGGCTTCAACTGCAGAGTGGCCGAGGTGATATGGGAGGGGTACACGGGCGCCTACTCAGACTTCGAGATAGGGTAA
- a CDS encoding sulfurtransferase TusA family protein has product MQAVRAGERYVLDLRGYVCPYPQLATLRALRSIEPGAVLEILTDNPPSCENVPSVVKREGHEVLAVEEVERGVWRIVVRKR; this is encoded by the coding sequence GTGCAAGCGGTCAGAGCCGGAGAGAGGTACGTATTGGACCTCAGAGGATACGTCTGCCCCTATCCGCAGCTGGCCACTCTCAGGGCTCTGAGGAGCATAGAGCCGGGGGCGGTCTTGGAGATTTTGACGGACAACCCTCCCAGCTGTGAGAACGTGCCCTCGGTGGTCAAACGGGAGGGACACGAGGTGCTCGCCGTAGAGGAAGTGGAGAGGGGAGTATGGCGTATAGTGGTCAGAAAACGATGA
- a CDS encoding DsrE/DsrF/DrsH-like family protein, whose product MERIEKKNKLAIIAWSGTIDKLYPVAILSSAAAASGWEVEIFFTFWGLNAIRKDALKAQPKVEQTYSEYAQAVGEAIGRAGLPAWHELLSQAKSMGKVTIYACSTTMELFGIRDKSALADFVDEVVGAATFLEKAKDAAVTLFI is encoded by the coding sequence ATGGAAAGAATAGAAAAAAAGAATAAATTAGCAATAATTGCATGGTCGGGTACAATAGATAAACTTTATCCAGTGGCAATACTCTCCAGTGCTGCGGCGGCAAGCGGATGGGAAGTTGAGATATTCTTTACATTCTGGGGATTGAACGCAATAAGAAAGGACGCGTTGAAGGCGCAGCCCAAGGTGGAACAGACGTATTCTGAATATGCGCAGGCTGTAGGTGAGGCAATAGGGAGAGCCGGCCTCCCTGCATGGCACGAGCTGCTATCTCAAGCTAAATCCATGGGGAAAGTCACCATCTACGCTTGCTCTACTACTATGGAGTTGTTCGGCATAAGAGACAAATCGGCGTTGGCCGATTTCGTCGACGAAGTAGTCGGCGCGGCGACTTTCTTAGAGAAGGCTAAGGACGCTGCTGTCACTTTATTTATTTAA
- a CDS encoding DsrE family protein yields MADKIAFLATMPPADTPRISTMLGYALAALSMGFDVLIFWTLDGAHVVKKKVFEKLDKEIQSRFKQIMEMGGKMWLCSSAAATFNIKEDEVVEGVKIMGIASFYEYAADSKITLSW; encoded by the coding sequence ATGGCCGATAAGATAGCCTTCTTGGCCACAATGCCTCCCGCGGATACCCCCCGTATCTCAACTATGTTGGGCTATGCGCTGGCGGCTCTCTCCATGGGCTTTGATGTGCTAATTTTCTGGACGTTGGACGGCGCACATGTAGTAAAGAAGAAAGTCTTTGAGAAGCTCGATAAAGAGATTCAGTCCAGGTTTAAACAGATAATGGAGATGGGAGGCAAGATGTGGCTCTGTTCCTCGGCTGCGGCTACGTTTAATATAAAGGAGGATGAAGTAGTCGAAGGGGTCAAAATAATGGGTATAGCAAGCTTTTATGAGTACGCCGCAGATTCAAAAATAACATTAAGCTGGTAA
- a CDS encoding cobyrinate a,c-diamide synthase, producing MIPRLVISSFKGMSGKTIISLALMYGLSRRGLRVAPFKVGPDYIDPSYHAAAAGRPSRNLDAVLMGERGVVERFVKFSRGADIAVVEGVQGLYDSFDGVSELGSTAQVAKLLRAPVVLVLNGERVNRTLRAVVRGLRQFDPEVNIPGVILTNVAGSQAEKLRRALPEEGVEVLGAVPRSERLAEVFSYRHLGLTPVGERGDVPNIVEALEKYVLPYIDLDAVVALAKSAGDLPYGPPPEGDPAGSGTCRIGIVLDRAFTFYYPEVFEEAKSLGEVVFLDSLEMQELPPVDVVFVGGGFPETSAEELERNRAFRSSLLRYIERGGRLYAECGGLMYLTSSIVVEGSEYEMVGAIDAVTVMLKRPVGRGYAWGVVEGRTPVAPPGTRLVGHEFHYSKLVLRERVETAIRLERGVGIGGGRDGVVKGNMHAQYLHLHPYTYSALRALCRST from the coding sequence GTGATACCTCGCTTGGTGATATCGTCCTTTAAAGGCATGTCGGGGAAGACCATAATCTCGCTGGCGCTCATGTACGGCCTCTCCAGGAGGGGCCTCAGAGTGGCCCCCTTCAAGGTGGGGCCCGACTACATCGACCCCAGCTACCACGCGGCGGCGGCTGGGAGGCCCAGCAGAAACCTCGACGCGGTTCTGATGGGGGAGAGGGGGGTGGTGGAGCGTTTTGTGAAGTTCTCGAGGGGCGCGGACATCGCCGTTGTGGAGGGGGTCCAGGGCCTCTACGACTCCTTCGACGGCGTCTCCGAGCTGGGCTCCACGGCGCAGGTGGCCAAGCTGTTGAGGGCCCCCGTGGTCCTCGTGTTGAACGGGGAGAGGGTGAACAGAACTCTCAGGGCCGTGGTGAGGGGGCTGAGGCAGTTCGACCCGGAGGTCAACATACCCGGCGTTATTTTGACAAACGTGGCAGGTAGCCAGGCGGAGAAGCTGAGGAGGGCCCTCCCCGAGGAGGGCGTGGAGGTGCTGGGGGCTGTGCCGAGGAGCGAGAGGCTGGCGGAGGTCTTCTCCTACAGACACTTGGGCCTCACGCCGGTGGGCGAGAGGGGCGACGTCCCCAACATAGTGGAGGCCCTCGAGAAATACGTCCTGCCCTACATCGATCTAGACGCCGTCGTGGCCCTGGCTAAATCGGCCGGAGACCTCCCCTACGGCCCTCCGCCCGAGGGGGACCCCGCGGGGTCGGGCACGTGCAGAATCGGTATCGTCCTCGACAGAGCCTTCACCTTCTACTACCCCGAGGTCTTCGAGGAGGCCAAGTCTCTGGGGGAGGTGGTGTTTTTAGACTCGCTGGAGATGCAGGAGCTGCCCCCGGTGGACGTGGTCTTCGTAGGCGGGGGCTTCCCCGAGACCTCCGCCGAGGAGCTGGAGAGGAACAGAGCCTTCAGATCCTCGCTTTTGAGGTACATCGAGCGGGGAGGCAGGCTGTACGCCGAGTGCGGCGGCCTCATGTACCTCACCTCCTCCATAGTGGTAGAGGGCTCGGAGTACGAGATGGTCGGCGCGATAGACGCCGTAACTGTGATGCTGAAGAGGCCGGTGGGGAGGGGGTACGCCTGGGGCGTAGTCGAGGGGAGGACCCCCGTCGCCCCTCCGGGGACCAGGCTGGTGGGGCACGAGTTCCACTACTCCAAGCTCGTCCTCAGGGAGAGGGTGGAGACCGCTATAAGGCTGGAGAGGGGGGTGGGGATCGGCGGCGGCAGAGACGGCGTTGTGAAGGGCAATATGCACGCGCAGTACCTCCACCTGCACCCCTACACCTACAGCGCTTTGAGGGCGCTATGCCGCTCTACGTAG
- a CDS encoding SAM-dependent methyltransferase — MPLYVVGAGPGDPKLLTIRARELLEQADVVAYGDLVPEEVARIAKRARVVKIGHRRAEHDAAIDALIEEARRSNVVILKNGDPAIFGRGIKICKKARERGVPCEVVPGVSSFTAAAALYQIELTDGEALRHVALLAYPNFGPGVLKEVRADTIVIFMMGDRLPEVAGVLAEECDPERVFLCAGVTIGGYCEELSTEELSARKGVRPALVIAQKCRKH, encoded by the coding sequence ATGCCGCTCTACGTAGTGGGGGCGGGCCCCGGCGACCCCAAGCTCTTGACCATCAGAGCTAGGGAGCTGCTCGAGCAAGCCGACGTGGTGGCATACGGCGACCTCGTGCCGGAGGAGGTGGCGAGGATCGCCAAGAGGGCGCGTGTTGTAAAAATTGGCCACAGGAGGGCGGAGCACGACGCAGCTATAGACGCCCTGATAGAGGAGGCGCGGAGGAGCAACGTGGTGATTCTTAAGAACGGCGACCCGGCCATATTCGGGAGGGGGATCAAGATATGTAAAAAGGCTAGGGAGAGGGGGGTTCCGTGCGAGGTTGTGCCGGGCGTCAGCTCTTTTACGGCCGCGGCCGCCCTATATCAGATAGAATTAACCGATGGAGAGGCGTTGCGCCACGTGGCTTTGTTGGCATATCCCAACTTTGGACCGGGCGTTTTGAAGGAGGTCAGAGCCGACACCATCGTAATCTTTATGATGGGAGATAGGCTGCCTGAAGTAGCAGGCGTTTTAGCTGAAGAATGCGACCCGGAGAGGGTGTTCTTGTGTGCGGGTGTGACGATAGGCGGATATTGCGAGGAGCTCAGCACCGAAGAATTGAGCGCACGAAAGGGCGTCAGACCGGCCCTAGTTATAGCTCAAAAATGTAGAAAGCATTAA
- a CDS encoding sulfurtransferase TusA family protein yields MEKVAKTLDARGKFCPIPVMETAKAINEVKVGEVLEVLATDPAADPDIKAWAKRMGHEVILSEKTPEGYLRILIKRLK; encoded by the coding sequence ATGGAGAAAGTCGCAAAGACTCTCGACGCGAGGGGGAAGTTCTGTCCCATTCCGGTTATGGAGACTGCAAAGGCCATAAACGAGGTCAAAGTCGGCGAGGTATTAGAGGTTCTCGCCACCGACCCTGCGGCGGACCCCGACATAAAGGCTTGGGCTAAAAGGATGGGACACGAAGTGATCTTGTCTGAGAAGACGCCGGAGGGTTATCTAAGAATATTAATAAAAAGATTGAAGTAA
- a CDS encoding TusE/DsrC/DsvC family sulfur relay protein, protein MPVKCPGEYTVDGKKVILDEDCFMQNTEDWDEKIAEWMARELEGVQQMTEEHWKVIKYLREYWETYGSCPPIKMLTKETGFSLEKIYQLFPSGPAHGACKVAGAPKPTGCV, encoded by the coding sequence ATGCCGGTGAAATGTCCGGGTGAATACACCGTAGACGGAAAAAAGGTTATATTAGACGAGGACTGCTTTATGCAGAACACGGAGGACTGGGATGAAAAAATAGCAGAGTGGATGGCGAGAGAGCTTGAAGGCGTACAGCAGATGACAGAGGAGCACTGGAAAGTAATTAAGTACCTTAGGGAGTACTGGGAGACCTACGGCTCTTGTCCACCGATAAAGATGCTCACGAAGGAGACAGGCTTCAGCCTGGAGAAGATATATCAGCTGTTCCCCTCGGGGCCTGCCCACGGCGCTTGTAAAGTGGCAGGAGCGCCGAAACCAACAGGTTGCGTATAG
- a CDS encoding TrmB family transcriptional regulator: protein MSYIVSRGPATAYKIANDLNYHFSQVYRKVRRLEKYGLIERSNGHRGDLLASTVRGLIVCYYYNCASQELILNKLRKNLNIDKEHLARFLDVYLEYAKGGAPIDELPIMIFYALYKGTPQELLSPLLPSVIRYIKGNIISQ from the coding sequence ATGTCGTACATAGTATCCCGAGGACCTGCGACAGCCTATAAGATAGCGAATGACCTAAACTATCATTTCTCCCAAGTGTATAGAAAGGTCAGAAGGCTTGAGAAATACGGTCTCATTGAGAGATCCAACGGCCACAGAGGCGACCTCTTGGCCTCAACAGTACGGGGCTTGATAGTCTGTTATTATTATAATTGTGCCAGTCAAGAGTTAATTTTGAATAAATTGAGAAAGAATTTGAATATAGATAAAGAACATTTAGCTAGATTTCTTGATGTATATCTAGAATACGCTAAAGGCGGAGCTCCAATAGACGAGCTGCCCATCATGATATTCTACGCTTTATACAAAGGTACCCCTCAAGAGCTGTTGTCTCCGCTTCTTCCCTCGGTTATTCGCTATATTAAAGGCAATATAATTTCTCAATGA
- a CDS encoding DUF1641 domain-containing protein, with product MSSEKLDKLIELLQQEKTQQALLEIVEKIDVVKDLVDALFEFKRSGILDDLLQAVAALRFITEGLLTKDFMERISKLQEVALIAGTNLSADSSKVDCITNAIATADGSKPIGLWGLLNALGDPEIQRGLGYLMSVLKKIGSCPHIT from the coding sequence ATGAGCTCCGAAAAGCTCGATAAATTGATAGAGTTGCTACAACAGGAGAAGACGCAACAAGCGCTTCTCGAGATAGTGGAGAAGATCGATGTAGTGAAGGATCTTGTGGACGCTCTCTTCGAGTTCAAACGCAGCGGCATCCTAGACGATCTGCTTCAGGCGGTAGCGGCGCTCCGGTTTATCACAGAGGGTTTGCTCACGAAGGACTTCATGGAGAGAATCTCAAAACTGCAGGAGGTGGCGCTTATAGCAGGCACGAACCTATCGGCGGACAGCTCTAAAGTGGACTGTATCACTAACGCGATCGCTACAGCTGACGGCTCCAAGCCTATCGGGCTCTGGGGTCTGCTCAACGCCCTTGGAGATCCCGAGATCCAAAGAGGGCTGGGATATCTGATGTCAGTCCTGAAGAAGATAGGATCTTGTCCCCATATCACTTAA
- a CDS encoding NAD(P)/FAD-dependent oxidoreductase, whose protein sequence is MKTIVIVGGGVGGIFTANKLAAKLHGEIKRGDVSILLIEQNEIQTYQPGFLYVPFQELVPDVMFRSVSKLLNPLIKLEKDTVSKIDLNNKKIITQSGKEHKYDYLVVATGATVKVGSFSGYGKWWSTVWTYEGAKRVREMLREFKGGTVAVAVTSTPYKCPVAPYEFLGLLNDYLMATGLRAKTKVIFTTVAPHLHAQPQVNKFLEETLSMWGFEYHTKFQVNSIEEGKVVGSSEIKADLIMAVPPHGGSDVVIKSGIGDQAGWVPVDRHTLQIQAQGATGAEYALGDATNLPVPKAGSVAHFQSEIVSNRIADELKLGHSDARYDGRVICFILTGFEEATMVSWNYENPAKFPPPPSRFFVRLKDMTNYSIWSVMRCGL, encoded by the coding sequence ATGAAAACCATTGTAATAGTTGGAGGCGGTGTTGGCGGAATATTTACTGCCAATAAGCTCGCCGCTAAGCTACACGGCGAAATCAAGAGAGGCGACGTATCCATCTTATTAATTGAACAAAACGAGATCCAGACCTATCAGCCCGGGTTCTTGTATGTACCGTTTCAAGAGTTGGTGCCCGACGTGATGTTCAGATCTGTATCAAAACTTCTAAATCCACTGATAAAATTAGAAAAAGATACTGTCTCAAAAATAGATTTAAATAATAAGAAAATAATAACACAGTCAGGAAAAGAACATAAATATGATTATCTAGTGGTGGCTACAGGGGCTACAGTAAAGGTCGGCTCGTTCTCCGGCTACGGCAAATGGTGGTCGACCGTATGGACGTACGAGGGCGCCAAGAGGGTGAGGGAAATGTTGAGAGAATTCAAAGGCGGAACTGTGGCGGTGGCTGTCACCTCTACACCATATAAATGTCCAGTGGCTCCCTACGAGTTTCTCGGGCTTTTAAACGACTACCTTATGGCCACGGGACTCAGAGCTAAGACCAAGGTTATATTCACCACAGTGGCTCCCCATTTGCACGCGCAACCTCAGGTGAACAAATTCCTTGAGGAGACTTTGTCGATGTGGGGCTTCGAATATCACACAAAATTCCAAGTGAACTCGATAGAGGAGGGGAAAGTCGTAGGGTCGAGCGAGATAAAGGCCGATCTAATTATGGCAGTGCCTCCCCACGGCGGCAGCGACGTAGTAATCAAATCGGGCATTGGGGATCAGGCGGGGTGGGTTCCTGTCGACAGACACACGCTCCAGATTCAGGCACAGGGAGCGACAGGCGCTGAGTATGCGCTCGGCGACGCCACTAATCTGCCTGTACCTAAGGCTGGATCGGTTGCACACTTCCAGAGCGAGATCGTATCAAACAGAATAGCGGACGAGCTGAAGTTGGGCCATTCAGACGCCAGATACGACGGAAGGGTCATCTGCTTCATTCTGACAGGTTTCGAGGAGGCCACTATGGTCTCATGGAACTACGAGAACCCTGCAAAGTTCCCGCCGCCGCCAAGTAGGTTCTTTGTAAGATTGAAGGACATGACCAACTACTCTATATGGTCTGTGATGAGGTGCGGGCTATGA
- a CDS encoding DUF1122 family protein, with protein sequence MLSDLLSDRRFVIKSKRGRLAEEIYLEIWRGGRLVAHAVLFLGRPPYYSPWAELFNIKVLNTDLERELYCLFGRYMEKGDLLYVEYVDDRQTYAELQRGTPPEETRLGRLLSQCGFRVLRDMYFPEGGLEGSVKLQAIKT encoded by the coding sequence GTGCTCTCTGACTTGTTGTCGGACAGACGCTTCGTCATTAAAAGCAAAAGGGGCCGGCTCGCCGAGGAGATATATCTTGAGATATGGAGGGGCGGACGACTGGTGGCTCACGCCGTGCTCTTTCTGGGGAGACCGCCGTACTACTCCCCTTGGGCCGAGTTGTTCAACATAAAGGTGTTGAACACCGACTTGGAGAGGGAGCTCTACTGCCTTTTCGGCAGATATATGGAGAAGGGCGACCTCCTCTACGTTGAATATGTGGACGATAGACAGACCTACGCCGAACTACAGAGGGGGACACCGCCGGAGGAGACAAGGTTGGGCCGGCTGTTGTCCCAGTGCGGATTCCGAGTGCTTAGGGACATGTACTTCCCCGAGGGAGGACTAGAGGGTAGCGTCAAGTTGCAAGCAATTAAGACCTAG
- the dsrB gene encoding dissimilatory-type sulfite reductase subunit beta, with product MTSPTNPRAARLQKVFPIDLDKYLPDIIKRNYGKWIDRKFHENGIIEHISATGEHVFTVKIAMPPNARLSADTLDQFADIADKLGVGAMRVTMAGNLEILTDSLDKALKIKEEAEKMGFPVGGWGRSLWGINSCTAYLTCTTAVVDSPSISKALGDALKPYFTGEVPLPAKLRVFVSGCPAMCAGGTAMDIVIVGQWGAPPKIREEMLSYCLPPPKALAKIPESQVFIVQVCPTGALSLRREGDKVKLVLIGDKCINCARCKENCDAFDYDPQDVGVSIVVGGKMSNTGGGPRLGRVLIPWLPANPPRYEEIVAVVKKVIDVWREHAQPGERLGDFINRIGWQRFISLVGVDKVHAFYQKVPDHVRTYMHFRSRGDIWPRFRDGI from the coding sequence ATGACGTCGCCTACTAACCCCAGGGCAGCGAGACTACAGAAAGTATTCCCCATAGACCTCGATAAATATCTGCCGGATATAATCAAGCGCAACTACGGCAAGTGGATCGATAGAAAGTTCCACGAGAACGGCATCATTGAGCACATCTCTGCGACCGGCGAGCACGTCTTCACGGTCAAGATAGCGATGCCGCCCAACGCAAGGCTTAGCGCTGACACTTTGGATCAGTTTGCCGATATTGCGGACAAACTTGGAGTGGGCGCCATGAGGGTCACTATGGCCGGCAACTTGGAGATATTGACAGACTCCCTCGACAAAGCGCTCAAGATCAAGGAGGAGGCCGAGAAGATGGGTTTCCCCGTCGGCGGCTGGGGTCGGTCGCTCTGGGGCATAAATTCATGTACGGCGTATCTGACATGTACTACTGCAGTGGTGGACTCGCCATCGATAAGTAAGGCTCTTGGCGATGCCCTGAAGCCCTATTTCACAGGCGAGGTGCCGTTGCCGGCGAAGCTGAGGGTGTTTGTCTCAGGGTGTCCGGCCATGTGCGCGGGAGGTACAGCGATGGATATCGTCATAGTTGGCCAGTGGGGCGCTCCGCCCAAGATCAGAGAGGAGATGTTGTCGTATTGTCTGCCGCCGCCTAAGGCTCTGGCCAAGATACCAGAGTCGCAAGTCTTCATAGTACAAGTGTGTCCGACAGGCGCGTTGAGCCTAAGGAGAGAGGGAGACAAAGTGAAGCTTGTACTTATTGGGGATAAGTGCATAAACTGCGCTAGATGTAAGGAGAACTGCGATGCCTTCGACTACGATCCGCAAGACGTAGGCGTTTCGATCGTCGTGGGAGGAAAGATGTCGAACACAGGCGGCGGCCCCAGATTGGGCCGCGTATTGATACCGTGGCTACCCGCCAATCCGCCGCGTTATGAGGAGATCGTAGCGGTCGTCAAAAAGGTGATAGACGTGTGGAGGGAGCACGCGCAACCAGGCGAGAGGCTTGGAGATTTCATAAACAGAATAGGGTGGCAGAGGTTCATATCCTTGGTCGGCGTGGATAAGGTACACGCGTTCTATCAGAAAGTGCCCGACCACGTGCGCACCTATATGCACTTCAGGAGCAGAGGCGATATATGGCCTAGGTTCAGAGATGGAATTTAG
- the dsrA gene encoding dissimilatory-type sulfite reductase subunit alpha: MAAPPNLPPPDELLKRANEILEELEKGPWPSHVRELRKTRYPLHIYGVGLVARKTPWGPGAVKVEFVNTGVLSRWSRPWVPNGGEETHFRIFHTPGKFWKTDFVRQITKISRELGVGLIEIVGQTGAFVLNLTKDKAEEMVDALRSIGTDVGGSGDAIRALNACVGPALCEFALYDTLKWYAEFHKDKRVNDAIATPNFPYKFKIKFSGCPMDCARANRADLGLIGVWEGAPEVDQELLRRKIEAGEVDPKELAARCPSGAITWDGKELKIDGAKCKKSMECIRRAFPAIKPGRKRKVAVVIGGGVKGRFGPKLGWFVGYLDPEDHQKAIDLAFKLIEPWDKEAQPKYRLGDYIMQVGIENFVKKAGIELEGMPPLAKMGDEVPYAVLSKEERESYLKLVEAIKT; the protein is encoded by the coding sequence ATGGCGGCTCCTCCAAATCTACCGCCGCCCGATGAACTGTTAAAGAGGGCTAATGAGATATTGGAAGAGTTAGAAAAAGGCCCTTGGCCCAGCCACGTTAGAGAGCTGAGGAAAACTAGGTATCCTCTACATATTTACGGCGTCGGCCTCGTTGCCCGGAAAACTCCCTGGGGGCCGGGCGCCGTCAAGGTCGAATTTGTGAACACCGGCGTGCTATCCAGATGGTCTAGGCCGTGGGTGCCCAACGGAGGCGAGGAGACGCACTTCAGAATATTCCACACGCCCGGCAAGTTCTGGAAGACCGACTTCGTTAGACAGATTACCAAGATATCTCGGGAGTTGGGCGTCGGGCTCATTGAGATTGTTGGCCAGACAGGGGCCTTCGTCTTGAATCTAACAAAGGACAAGGCAGAGGAAATGGTCGACGCGTTGAGATCCATCGGCACTGATGTAGGCGGTAGCGGAGACGCCATTAGGGCCCTTAACGCGTGCGTGGGCCCAGCCCTCTGCGAGTTCGCCTTGTATGACACGTTGAAGTGGTACGCCGAATTTCATAAGGACAAGAGAGTCAACGACGCCATAGCGACGCCGAACTTCCCCTATAAGTTCAAGATTAAGTTCTCAGGGTGCCCCATGGACTGTGCTAGGGCCAATAGGGCAGACCTAGGTCTCATCGGCGTATGGGAGGGCGCCCCCGAGGTGGACCAAGAGCTTCTGAGGAGGAAGATAGAGGCCGGCGAGGTCGACCCCAAGGAGCTTGCGGCGAGGTGCCCCTCCGGCGCCATAACTTGGGACGGGAAGGAGCTGAAGATAGACGGAGCCAAGTGCAAGAAGTCGATGGAGTGTATAAGGAGGGCGTTCCCGGCGATAAAGCCGGGGAGGAAGAGAAAGGTGGCAGTAGTCATAGGCGGCGGAGTCAAGGGCAGATTTGGTCCCAAGTTGGGATGGTTCGTAGGCTATCTGGATCCTGAGGATCACCAAAAGGCGATAGATCTGGCGTTCAAACTGATAGAGCCGTGGGACAAGGAGGCGCAACCCAAGTATCGCCTAGGCGATTATATAATGCAAGTAGGCATTGAGAACTTTGTAAAGAAGGCTGGGATCGAGCTTGAGGGTATGCCGCCGCTAGCCAAGATGGGCGACGAGGTGCCTTACGCCGTGTTGAGCAAGGAGGAAAGAGAGTCGTACCTGAAGTTAGTGGAGGCTATTAAGACATGA